TCATCGCGCGTAAGGCGGGTTCACCAACGATTGGGTAGTGTCCTGCGCGGAATTTTTCGAAGCGTGCACGTTCAGTGGTAAGTTTTCCGCTGATGACGATTTCGCATCCGAGTGCACCTGCTTCCATGACTTGGTTAAGTGCCCAGAAACCTGCGCGTCGGAAGTGTACACCACGCTCTAAAGCGGATGCAACGCGGTTTGCGACGACGTGAGCGTTGAATTCTGGAACTTCAATTTCTGAAACCGAAATCTGTGGGTTAGCAACTTTAAAGTTGTGTTCCAGTGAAGCGGCGAGTTCTTTGATGGTTTCTCCGCCTCTGCCGATAACTAAGCCTGGGCGCATAGCGTAGATGACTACGTGGGTGCCCAAGGGTGTTTTGGATAAGTTTACTCCGCCATATCCGGCTCTTTCAAGTTTTTTTTGCAGAAACTCATCAATTTCTGTTCGTTTAATGGATTCTGTTATAAAACGTTTGACTATGCTCATTTACTGTTCTCCTGAGGTGGCTTTTTCTTCGAGCACGATTTCAACGTGGGTTAAGACGTCATATTTCGGTGATGCTCGGCCGTGTGCTCTTGGGGTGTAACGCTTTAGTTTAACGCCCTGATATGCAGCGCTATGCATGACTCTGAGGCGATCCACATCTAGGCCCTTGTTTTCGGCGTTGGCTTGAGCTGCCTGCAATACGCGGAGGACTTGTTCAGCGGTTTTTACAGGGTACCTGCCGACGCAGCGTTTTTGCATACCGCCTTTGTGGCCTAATTTTTTAGTGAATCGTGTGTATGGGACTGGCCTTTTTTTGGCTACTACGTCGCGGAGGAAATCTTTGGCCTGTGCAAGATCCATGCCTTTGATGGCTTTGGCGACCTCGCGTGCAGCTTTGTGGGATATTTTGAGTTCTCTTCCGCTGGCTTTCGCTGTTTTTTCTGGATTAAGCATTTCGTTGATTATTGAGTAGCCCCATTTTGGCATTATTATTTCTCCGATGCGCAATCAAACACGTAAAAGCAATTTATATGGCTTTCCGTATCACAACTAAGATTTTACTCTAAACTGAGCAAGTGGTTGTTCCGGCGAAGGAACTATTCGAACGCCATGAGGTGTATAGTTTCACGATTACATTTACTCTTTTATAGTTTACCCAAAAAACTCGGGTTGCCGCGGAGTTCTAGGTGTTTTTAGGTTTTTTCGTTAGTTGTTGTTGGTGGAAAGTCGCTATACACAACAACCAGTGGGCTTGGCTTTGGTTTCTGTTTTGGTTTGGGCTGGTTTTAGCGGTTGCAGGCTGGTTGTGGATAGTGGCACAATTAGATTGGGTTTGTGTCTCAAACAGGCCTGCTGCCAATTTGGGCATAACTTAAAGAGCATGCGACCCCACTCAAACGCAGGTATAACCTTGAAAAACTGGAAAACCATCGGAAAAATAGCCACCTTCTTTGCCATCGCAACCTTCGTTTTCACCGCTTTCCAAGCCGCAACAACATACCTCCTACTCGCATTGTACAGCACCGGCGCCCCCGCAGAATACATCATCCTATACGTCCTCAACACCATAACACCTTACCTGGTAATTGCAGTGCTCTCACTAATCGTTGCAGTCATGGCTAAAGGAGAAGGAGAAGAACAGCAACAAGAAGAAGCATTACCTCAAGAGGAAGAAGAACAAACCCCAGAGGTCAATGCCTAAATTTTTCTACCCCCACTTACGGGATTTTTGCGATGCGTTTATTTCAGTCATTTAGGGTAGTCTATTCAAGCAAAAAACCCCAAAGAGCCCGATAAACCATGGAAAAAACTGAGAAAATCACTATGTTGCATGGCGCAGGAGGCACCGTCATGCATGACCTCGTCAAAAACTACATCGTAAAAGCGTTTGGCGGCATCGGCAACGCGGAAGTTCCCCTTGAAGCCATGGACGACGCAGCAGTCGTCGGCGACATAGTTTTCAAAAGTGATTCCCACGCAGTGAAACCCATCTTTTTCCCCGGCGGAGACATCGGGCGCATAGCCATCTCAGGCACTGTCAACGACATCAGCTGTTTGGGTGCGCAGCCGTTTGCGTTGGCGTGTGGGCTTGTTTTGGAGGAGGGGTTGGCGCTTTCGGATTTAGAGCGCATCCTCGCAAGCATGCGGGAAGCGTGCCTGGAAGCCGACGTGGGCATCGTCACAGGCGACACTAAAGTCGTCGAAAGGGGCGCGTTAGGCGGCTGTGTTATGAATGTTTCAGGCATCGGTAAACGCACCCCTGCTTTAGATCACAACCTCACAATAGTCAAGAAAAAACGGGAACTCAACGCCCGCTGGACATTGGATTCAAACCTTGCCGCAGGAGACAAAATCATCCTATTGGGCGCTATAGGGGACCATGGAATCGCTGTGCTTTCGGCGCAGCAGGGGCTAAAGTTTGGCAGCGAAATCAAATCCGACGTTAAACCCCTAAACCGCATGGCACAGGCGCTCCTCGGCGAGGTAGGCGGGGTTGTCGCCATGAAAGACCCCACCCGTGGGGGTTTGGCAGATGCGCTAAACGAGTGGACAGAAAAATCCCACATCGGCATCTTAACCCACGAAGACAAAATCCCCATCCACCCAGACGTGCAAGCTGCGTGCGAAATGCTCGGCTTGGACCCGCTTGAAATCGGTAACGAAGGTAAACTCATCATAGGAGTCATCCCAGAAAAAGCACAGGAAGCGCTAGAGTTTCTGCGGGGAACCCCTCAGGGCA
This genomic window from Candidatus Bathyarchaeota archaeon contains:
- a CDS encoding 30S ribosomal protein S3 is translated as MSIVKRFITESIKRTEIDEFLQKKLERAGYGGVNLSKTPLGTHVVIYAMRPGLVIGRGGETIKELAASLEHNFKVANPQISVSEIEVPEFNAHVVANRVASALERGVHFRRAGFWALNQVMEAGALGCEIVISGKLTTERARFEKFRAGHYPIVGEPALRAMKTAEVHVQLKPGMIGVRVKIMPPDAYFPDKVTIMAPEPKEEIAAPPAPQVAAAPAPTPAPATEPAAPEQAPAAETKEVKDEPKAEAAPKTEEKPAEEKQ
- the rplV gene encoding 50S ribosomal protein L22, translated to MPKWGYSIINEMLNPEKTAKASGRELKISHKAAREVAKAIKGMDLAQAKDFLRDVVAKKRPVPYTRFTKKLGHKGGMQKRCVGRYPVKTAEQVLRVLQAAQANAENKGLDVDRLRVMHSAAYQGVKLKRYTPRAHGRASPKYDVLTHVEIVLEEKATSGEQ
- the hypE gene encoding hydrogenase expression/formation protein HypE produces the protein MEKTEKITMLHGAGGTVMHDLVKNYIVKAFGGIGNAEVPLEAMDDAAVVGDIVFKSDSHAVKPIFFPGGDIGRIAISGTVNDISCLGAQPFALACGLVLEEGLALSDLERILASMREACLEADVGIVTGDTKVVERGALGGCVMNVSGIGKRTPALDHNLTIVKKKRELNARWTLDSNLAAGDKIILLGAIGDHGIAVLSAQQGLKFGSEIKSDVKPLNRMAQALLGEVGGVVAMKDPTRGGLADALNEWTEKSHIGILTHEDKIPIHPDVQAACEMLGLDPLEIGNEGKLIIGVIPEKAQEALEFLRGTPQGREAQIIGEATAEFRRVAMQTAVGGKRIIARPVGDPVPRIC